TTTTATCAAGCTAACTAGTCCAATAATAGCAATGGCCATTTCCTGGAGCTTTACTAATCCTTCCACAGGGAGAATAGAATACAACCTTTCGCCTTCCCCAAAATGATCACATTTTTGAAACCTTCCTGATTAATTCACAACTCTTAGTCTCCAGATAAGTCATTTACCTACCACTATGACAGACATATTATCAAGGACAGAGCATGTATGGGTAGGTCTTTGTGTGAATGCAGTACAGTACTGTCAGAAGTAGGAGGAGCCTAGAACCCATCACAGAGAACATCACAAAGACACAGAGTATTTGAGGCCATTGGTTTCTCATACAAAACAACTAAAAACAAACTAGTTGTAGTTCAGATCCATTGTGAAATATGAATGCTGTGAATAAGATACAGTATTTCCTTCTGTTGCCAACAGAATTGTCTGTAAATGCCCTTagaaaagggtttttttattCTGTGTGTAGGGACatacaatgtgtgtgtgactTGTGCCCAGTAAGCCAATTTTATCAGTATTCTCCAAAGATTTACAGCTAGAAAAGGCAATTTGTTATATCTTGAATAATCTTAAACAATTATTTCTCTCTGCTGatactattttaaatatttaaacaaatcattctgaaattaagaaaacatgatcaaaggtttttttcctcccaaCTGAGTGTGCTTCAATGTGTAATATATAAATGTGGGCTTTTATTAGCCACCAAGTAGTTCTGAATTATGAATAAATATTCTGTTTAAAAACCCAGCTGCAGAGAGATTAGAAGCAGGGTGTTTTTTTCAGAAGCTTCACTGGTGCACTTCTGTTTGCTGATGTATTTATAATTTACTGGAATGCAAGGCTTTCTTTGCAGAATCCTTAATTCTAATCCTGAATCTTAACTGCAACCTGAACTTTAATCCTTTAATATGTTTTAAATTGTCCATATATAAGACATGGGTCCATGCCACATCCTAttagatcttcagctgatgtcagagtagtcccattgacttcagtggagcaccatggatttacaccagaagAGGGCGTGGCTCAGCATTTAGATCTGGAGTCTGAGCATTTCATATCTGAGATGTCCCTGTCTAGAGCCTGACTCTTGCATCCACTCCTGCAGTATAAAGGAGTCAGAAACCCAGCAAATTCACCCTCTTCACGATTCTCCCTGTATGGAAGGAATCCCCAAGTAGTGTAAAACCACCATAGCAACTCTTGCACAAGTCCCTTCCCAGCCCACAGCATGTGGGGATTCTTGTGAGGGGAAAAAGTGAGGGTCTGTGCACTGTTCTGCCTCATCAATCCTCAGCTGACAGAATAGTCTCTTGGGGCtgtgggcagctgggccaaaAGGGCTCTTGACCTGTGCAAGGGCCAGGTTGGTTCCTGGCTTGGCCCGTTGTCAGGGGGAATGCAGAGGTGGTGCAAAGCTGCCTTCTCCCTCTAGCTACTGAGTTCTGCCCcagagaatctgtcccagggaaTCTGGACCCATTTGACTCTCAGTAAAGAAGGACAGTTAATGGAATTCAGCTATAGGGCCGGATTTTGAACAACCCCAGAATTCAATGGTGTTTGGATCCAGGAATTTGGTTCTGGCCAATTTCTTCTTTACATGGAAATGAAGCTTTATCAAGGGGGGAAAATGATGGTTCTTAATTTGAACCAAGGTGTAATAGTCCAGTTTTTGCACATGTGCTTggtgatctttttttaaaactaatagtttagattagggctgtcaagcgattaaaaagattaattgcatgattaaacaataatagaataccatttatttaaatattttaggatgttttctaaattttcaaatatattgatttcacttacaacacagaatacaaagtgtacagtgctcacttgatatttatttttgagtacaaatatttgcactgtaaaaaacaaaagaaatagtatttttcaattcacctaatacaagtactgtagtgcaatctctttataatgaaggttgaacttacaaatgtagaattatgtacaaaaaataactgcattcaaaaataaaacaatgtaaaactttagaatgtacaagtccactcagtcctccttcagccaatcactcagacaaacacgtttggttacaatttgcaggagataatgctgccaacgtcttgtttacaatgtcacctgaaagtgagaacactatccgcatggcactgttgtagctggcatcgcaagatatttacgtgccagatgctctaaagtttcatatgtcccttcgtgcttcaactaccattccagaggacatgtgtccatgctgatgacgggttctgcttgataacgatccaaagcagtgcagaccgatgcatgttcattttaatcatctgagtcagatgacaccaaaagaaggttgattttcttttttggtggttcgggttctgtagtttcctcatcggagtgttgctcatttaagacatctgaaagcattctccacacctcgtctGTCTCAGATTTTGCaaggcagccatgatggtgaagctcatgCCAATAGCCTCTATctgttcttccatctttctcccGTCCCcgaagtctctttctttaagcaCCCAAACAGAGAAGAATGGTTGGAATAGCACagcccctcattattttgtccaccaattaggcctcaTATCTGACAccccaattttggttcattaatttctggACCCACATTTTCTTATCTCCCAAGCATGATcgtaacacagtccttgagttatatcagtgaGCCTTTTTGTTTAGATTAATTTTAGTCTGTCACCCTTTCAtatcttttcccatcaacatttgttattaaaggttattgtgacatcttatgaatttttacatactttttacagttgagctcagaattagggtaaatttgtaggctcaATTATCAGAACACTCCTTCCCTCTAATTAGGAGAGGGGTGGGGACTGTATTAGTGCCTTGGCACATCTGAAATATTCTAATATATATCCAGGTATCTTTCATTATATAATTCACAAAACTCTCAGAGATATTTAGATTAGCCCTTAAAAATctctgaataaaataaaaatcatgcaTTTGATTGCATCTTCATTTCTTTCATATGCTTAAGTGAGGAATGTGTTTTACTAGGGCTGACATTAGATGTGTATGGTAATAATGAAATTCTTGAGAGCTTAAGTGCCATAGGCATTATATTGGCCCTCTGCACGTGGGTGAATTGTTCTTTGCCAGTTGCCATGTTCCTTTGTAATAAAGTAAAGAATGGCAGTTGATTTGCTGCTTCCTGGAAAAACAATTGCATGTGACCCGGTATTATCATGTTGCTTTGTTTACTCTAGATACGCTTTATACTGCTGTTCAGCCGACAAGGGAAATTAAGACTGCAGAAGTGGTACATAACGTTACCTGACAAAGAGAGGAAAAAGATCACACGGGAAATTGTTCAGATTATTCTGGCTCGCAGTCAAAAGATGAGCAGTTTTGTCGACTGGAAAGACCTAAAGCTAGTTTACAAAAGGTGTGAGTAGTTTTATAAGAataaagattatatatatatatatatatatatatagagagagagagagagagagagagacacacacacacacacatgtacctTAATCTTGTAAATGCTACTAGGATGAAGCACATGAGGAACAATGAGTGCCATGAGGGTTTGAAAATGCTGTATGTAAGAGCCTGAAACTAGGAACAATGCAGGTTGATTCTAAACAAAATCAGCTTGCCTTTCCCCATTCCATAAATTGACACAGTGAATTGCTATTAGAAAAATACCGGTATTGCTTACCACTGAAGAAAAATGGGAGTAAGAATTGATTGACAGTTTAAATTATAGAAGATGCTATGCCTAGCTAATCTTGCTAATTTAAAGGTATTGTGCTGAAAAGCATGTTGTGCTTTGTCAGTGTATTGCAAGGTTACACACACTGTATTGAGGCGCCTTCTGCCAAATCATAGCTTTGAAGTATTTCCCATTCTGGAACTTGTATCTTCCCCAGGTACATGAGCCTGAGTGGTAACAGGCTATCCCTGCCTTTATAGTTACAGGAGAGAAATGAAGGCCCTAAAACAGAAGTCCacccttattcagcaaagcactaaaatTAAGTATGTTCTTAAGCGCTTTGTTGAAAAGGGATAGACCGACACAGGTTTAGATGCTTTCCTGAAATGGTGCTCCAGCCACTACCCTGAGAAGAATGCTCAGGTGGatattcctcctcccccctcatgAAACTAGATTAACTAAATATAAAACTCTGCTACCAATCAGAAGAAAGAATTGATCAGCACGAGTAGTTACATGTAATCTGTTTCTTGAAATATGCACAAATTACCCTATTAACCATTTGGTAGCCTGAATAGTGGCTGATGTATTTATACATCATATGCATAGGCAGGGATATGAACCAAATTATCTCTGTGATTGAGTTATTACTTCAGGTTTTACCAAGCACTCAcccattttcatttttatttttgtaggtaTGCTAGTTTATATTTTTGCTGTGCAATAGAAGACCAGGATAATGAGCTGCTGACACTAGAGGTTGTTCATCGTTATGTAGAACTACTGGACAGGTATTTTGGAAATGTAAGTTTCCTTTTCTTCCTTAAGTTGTGATAATTTTTGCCCTTTAGTTGTTTGTCACAGAGTCAGGTGTGAAAATCTCTGTAGCTGCTCTTACTCAACCTTTCCCTCTGCCTTGGTTGTACCATGTCCACACATCCAGCATGAGGTGGATATGACAGTAAAATAGTGCCCAGGCTATTATAGGGAGTTTATGTCCCATAATATGCCCGACCCCAAAGAGAATCCAATCCTGACATTTCACATGCCACATCTCTTCCCAAGGGAGATATCTAGAAAGTTTTggggaaaaatcagaaaaagaattttaaaacggggggaggggaggcgtttgttgttttgttttaaattttcaaaaatgaccttaCTTTTTTTAGCTCATATCAAGCAACAGGAAACACCGCATGAGGGCAAGATATCAGCAGGGTGTGCAGGAATAATGAGGGTGGTATGGGCCAGGGGACATGGAGATGGTCCATGGGAGGCATTGGGTGCTGCAGGAGACCCACTTTTATGAATGTTTTCTACCATgttctcttgagcagttgatttATCTGACTCCTCCTTAACATAAATCATTGTGCTGTGTCTTCcattgtctttttgtttttggTCTGTCAGAGACGGTAAGATGTTTTGGGCAGAGAATATGTCTTATTAAAAGTTGTTTCATGAAGTAAGTATTCTATAAGAAAAAGTGTTTAAACAAATCTGTTTATACTTACTTAGTCTTTGTTCGTGCAGAGAAGAATATGATTTCACTAGCGCCAAAGTTGTGATATCACTTAATATTCAGTATTTCTATTTCTTACTTTACTGTCTGCCACAAGAGTGCATACGCTGAATAGGTTTGGCAATCTATAAGCTCTAGGAATGCTAATACATATAATGCTATAATATTGTGCCTAAATGTGTATTTTGCTTCATCAGGTATGTGAGCTGGATATTATCTTTAATTTTGAAAAGGCTTATTTTATTCTTGATGAGTTTATAATGGGTGGAGAAATACAAGAAACATCAAAGAAATCAGCAGTGAAAGCCATAGAAGATTCTGATATGTTACAAGAGGTAAGACAGAGGCACACACCTCGCTACAGTTTTTTTGTCTGACAGGAGTAGTGTTTGATATCCCAACATGTCTGAAGTTTAGTACTACGAGGTACAACCGTATAATTACAAAAGGTGACAATATCTTATACCCTTCTTTCAATCCTCTGGCATCCTGTGATATGGTATTAAGTTATTCATATGCTATCGGTGGCTACTTTGCAAGTAGAATGGTTGTTAATCAGTCATGTCAGTTGCTAGATATTAGACACTGCATTAAGAATTTGTTTTATATAAATTTTTAAATGACGTTTAACACGTCATGGTAGAGGGCCTGAATGttcaagttttttgtttttttgtttttgtttcactaATAAATTGACAAACGACCTACATGGTAATATCGAAATCAGCACAAGTATGTGCTGGTaacctccagtttgtccataACTAGACCATGTAATGGTACCTATGAGGAATAGGTGTGAGACTTATTCAAAAACCTGCAGGAATGAGCTTCATTTTCCTACATTGTAAATTACCTTAGTGAGCTGAGAATGGTAAGAACTGGCAAACGCTATGGATGATTCAATTTTCAGGACGATCATTAACATGGAAGAAAATGAGAGGCTGGTAGAACTAGTTAGGAAAACACTATGTGAATAGGCTctttgcagtttttttttttttttttttttcagtacaaGCTGGTATTTGCACATGCTGATAGGGTGAAACAGCCAGAGCGGGTTAAGAGCAGCCTGTGCATAACTCAGAATGGGtttaaagggggtggggggagaggcaagGGGAAAGGCCTCTGCTGTCTGCTTTGGTCAAAGGAAAAGCTTTGTTTTGTATTTGAATAATACTCTCTGCCCTGGAGCATGGGCCTGAGGGAGGCATGGGCAAGGCACTGGTTCTTTCCTGCGCTGTTGAGGGAGCCCACCAGCTTGCAGTAGTGGCATGTACAAAAGGCCAGCAAGATATAGCAACTACATGTGCAAGTTCAGTCTAACAGGGTTTTAAAGTATTATTATTGTAGATATTTCATTGATTAGTGTTTGTTCATAGGGCCTGGATCTGATGGAAATCAATCAAAAATTCCAACCCTGTTCAATGGGAACAGCTCAGGTCCTTACTGTATTTCATTGTAAAATACTATCTGTAACACCTCACTtgctattcttttttttttttttttttcagacaatGGAGGAATATATGAACAAACCTGCATTTTAACTTTAAAACCTCTTGGAGGGACAGAGATGCTGCTTACTATCTGTAAAATTCACTTGTTGAAATTGCTTTTCTATGTGCCAGAGCCTCTGAGAAATACCAAAAACCAATAACTAAAGGGATTTGTATAGTAGTCAAAATGAAGGTCAGCTCCAGTAGTGTATATTGTTCTATATAGGAGTTTCTTAAAAGTGTTATTACACTTAATCTAGCCACTATCCTCCTCCTAGACTAAAAACTAGTTTTTATACAATGGCTTTTAGCTATGAACTTTTTCAGTCtaagaaaatatttgcaaaagaTATTTATACTAGTTTTAGTCCATCACTGATTGCATCAGTATACTTTTGTAATAATATATTTTTTGAATGTAATGATTATTctggtctaataataataatttttcttaaaagctggtttttttttttctggagtctGCTTTGAAGACCTGTTAACACTTAAAATGCATATGCATCTCTTCAGCTCACCCTCTCCTGCCACTTCCTAGTAGGAGTACTATCTTCCTTCTACCACTGGCTCTTCCACCCAATAAAATGAGAGCTCTTCCACCCCCTAAGCATACCACCTCCACTTAGTACTAGAAGGCCACATTCCTAGTCTAAGTCGGATTCTGTGATCTTCTATGCCCTTCATGGTTCTATGTGGCTGTTCTTCTCTGCTGCTATGTTCTGATGACTTATTTCCAtgtttttcccccaccccagcctgacCTTCTGGTATAACCTTCCCTCTTGTTAGATCCGGGACCAAAGAAGAAAGAGACTGACtgttagaccccactgggagggCAGGTCTTGAGAGGGAGAGATTATTCCTGGCAAGAAGGACTGTTAATGTCTGGTGGAATTTACTCCTCCCTCGAGTCCCAACTTACTCTAACTTTTAGTGTCCAGAAATGGCTACTCCTCTCCAACACAGTCCCCTGAAAACTAGCCAGTCCAAAGTTGGCATACACATAGAGATTAGCCTGGTTCTTAAAAGTTGCAAGGGGCCTAATATTGATAAGAATGGACACTATAATAAACCCCATTGTAATTTTGCAGACTATACAAAGATGGAAGAGACCAAGAATAACAAGACAGAGATGAGAATAATCAAATATTTGGACTAACTTTATAATAATGTTTTGATAAAGTGTTtcagaagaggggaaaaaatagcatgttacCTTGTCTAGTTTCCTTCCAAtgatgtattttttccctttgggtTGACCTTGAGTGCTTTGACCTGTTTGTAGTTTGACTGAACTCACATCACTTGAGTGATTGTTTCATTCTAATAGGCTTCTAAGGTAAAAGACCTTTTCCTAGTTATTAAGTTTTCTTTTCTCTATTTCATCATCATATTATTCTTCTCTAGACCCTTTCCAAATCATGAAATTGTCTTCTATATAATTTAGGGAATTCTTTACTTTTGGATGACAAATACACAGAGATTACAGGTTTGATTTCCCCAGtaatgtatgtttttttttctccttcacttCCAAGCTTTTTGGCACTATGGTAAAAGCCATATTTCAGTTCCTTTTTCATCATTAAACTTCTTGAATTATTATTCTAAATATTTCACTGCTACTCCCTTCAGAGTCTATTTGTATCTTACTGGTTTTCTAAATACTTTGACATACAGCACCAACTTTGTTAATTACCAGCCCACTTCTTTTCTGTCTGTTATCTAATTTGTTAGTCAAACTTGTGAGTAGTCAGTTGGTAGTATCATACTGCTCACTTGTTCATTACTCTAGCCATCTGTTTTCTCCATATTGATGTCAAAGTGATACTTCCAATACCATGGAAAAAGTGAAAACACTGAAGGCTTTAAATAGCTTCAGAACATTGGTTTTAACATTCAATTACGTGAAACTAGGTGACTGCATATTATTTCATTGTGGTTTGAACTGCAGTAATTTAATAATAAATTCAGTATTTTTAAATCAGTTCATACCGTATACAGATGATCTTTTAAAATACTGGCTATTCAGATTATTAAGTGACTTTAACATTTAAATCATTATTAGTTTACTTTCTTCTCACTTATTTTATGCCAATTTCTGATACTCTTACTCACATTGATTAGAACTTTATTCCTCAAGCCGTCTCAGTGAGATCAGATGGAGCAGCTAAAGGGCTAAGATATTACTCAGTGCATGTAAGagtatcaaaatctggccctttgtgatCGTTCCAACAAGGAACATAAGGCTTCACCTACTGCTATACTTTATAGCAATAATACATAAGAGACCTGGAGGGTTGCTTATGAAGAAGTATTAATCTCACAAGTAGAGAGCTAGGTGCTTGTATAACCCACATCAGCATCGTATCTGAGTTAAATAACGTGACCCAAATTCTCTGCCATGCCTAGTTTGGGGGACTGCAAGAAGGCTGCTTGTGGCTCCCTTACTGTCGGGTTGCATCTACCCTAGACATGCTATAGACACTGCATAGATTAGCACTTCATGAGGTGCTGTGGTTTATGCTAGCTGGCTGCAGCTCCCCAACAGGCCAGCTGAAGGTTGCTGAAGTGCAGTGTGCTCCAGCCTCAGTCCCTTCCCACCAATAATGCCCTCTACACAAGGGCTACAGAGTGGGAATGATAGAGGCTGGCAATGCCTAGCTCTCTGGCCCTCTGTGAACTCATCAGCAGATGGAAACCAGCGACTTCCCACTTGTGCTAGGAGCTGAGCTTTGTCCACATGGTGTGGCTAAGTAATGGTTAATGGGAGGCACAAGCCTACAACTATCAGCATATGAAGGTTTTAAACAGTGAAGAGGAAGAGACCTTATTTAGAATGGTACAGGTGGGTTACAACTGAATGGAATGGGAACAAGTTATTGTTCAGAAGAATTATGAAACCTTAGATTTATTTCACTTTCTATATAGTGTCAGTAACTCGGATAACTTAATTCATATTGTTACATAATAGCAAAACCCCCCAAATACATTGTAGAATCACTTTTAGGCCCTATCCTGCCAGGGCCGggtccagggttttggccgcctcaagcagccaaacaaaaacaaacaaacaaaacccccccaaaaaagccgtgatcgccatctgcggcggcaattcggcaggaggtccttcgctccgagcaggagtgagggactgtccgccgaattgccgccgaacagctagacgtgccgcccctctccgaagtggccgccccaagcacttgcttggtaagctggtgcctggagccggccctgtatcctGCAATGCTTTGGGTATGGATGTCCCTCTTCCTACAGAGAGCCCCACTTCAAAGGGACCCGATGCAGATGCAGGGACTGGACTTCACTCAGTGTATTGCAGGATCGGAGCCTTAATATCTCATATTACATTTGATCTTGGTTATTCTTAAAATAGCCAAGGTATAAAATTACAACTGTCTTAGAGTTGCCCAATTTGACAGTATTGGTAGTTACCCTACTAAATTTCAATCTCTCTGTACATTCCATCCAATAGAAAATGTCCGATTTAAACTTTACTAAGTCTATGAGAGAGACTATTTGGTGTCATTACTGACTGATTATCAAACAGTTATCAATAAAGCAGGAAATAAGTAATACTAATATTGGTTGTAATAAGCAGCCTaaataccaatataactgcatttTCTCTTGGATTTTATCTGAACTCTCCTTGCTGAAGAGCTTAGAGCGCGCACAGCCTCATTTTCTCAAAATAACCATTCAACACGGGCATGTTTTGGCCTAGATTTCTTTCTTTACTCTTGCCAGCTGTGCTGACTATAAGCATTTCCATTTTCTTATTAGCATTCTCTGCCTGTGGGATTCTTCCTGCGATCTCGTCACCTACCAGTGGTGACAGGGCTGGTTCTCTGCTATACAGCTAATTGGGACTGGTGGGTTGGGGCATTAATGAGTGTATTAGGGCAATTAGAGTTAGATATCAATAACAGATATATGTCCATATTAAAAACTGACAATCAAATGcgatggggggtgtgggggggagcatgCCCATGTATTGCAAGGCCTCATGAAGTCTCATGGATTCTTATTAGTTGTCACTGAATTTGTGGTTGGTATTTTGTTCCTCAATTTCTAGCTCATTGAAGTATATTGACTGTTTACAAATATCTTGGTAGGCTACTTCCTACAAAGTAGTGTGTTTGACAAAGGCCCTTTCAAATAGGagctgtgcgccccccccccccccccccccaaaaaaaaaaaggtgaaacgAAGTCTATGAAAGGTGTATGCTTTCAAAAACAACCAAAAACCAGGAGGGAAAATATCTAATGTTTGGGTCCAGTGTtggcttttgaaaatatttgttgGACAGATTAGCATGAGTAACATTTTGCGGTAACAGGACTGAGCTAATggttatttatttactttatgaTCCTTCCAACAAGAAATGTATGGTTGAGCACTATCTTGCATAGAAGTAATACAACACAATAAGGAGATCAGGGATGGGGAGAAATGATTTATGAAGAAAGAATAAAAGAGCTAAATACTgtagctgagattttcaaggctgCCCTAAGGGATTTAGATGCACCATTCTCATTGAAAATAATAGGACTGAAAACTGTTCTTAAGGAGGAAAATCCCCTGCCCATGCTGGTCAATAAAATTCTACTACTCTTCAAatatgttttgaattttttttaaagcacagctTCAGATGCTAGGGGAGCTTTGGGGGCTGTGCATGAGCACCGGGATCAACCCAGGTGGAGCTCATTGCAGAGTCAAGGCctgacacatggggggggggggggaaccgctGTCAGAATTCTGAGAGATAGAACCAGGTAAAAAGTatctttctggggggaaaaatctgGAGAATTTGGCAACCTTTACTGAATTCAATAGTGTGTGTATTCTTTGGCAAGATCATGGTATAAATAAAATCCAGTTATTGTATTAAATGACTTTTGATAAAGGAAATGTTTATAAGGTCGAGGTTTAAATATATCAATGGAAGTTTAGAGCAGAAATAAAGAATGAATTGCCGCATTGCACAGAAACTTGCTGTCATGGAAACCTATTGACTCAGACTATGACTAATGGGATCCAGGCTAAAAGAAATGATGTAGCTATTAGCAAATCCTAAAAAAGACCAAGGTATGTGATAATACAATGGAGTTCTATTTATTCTAAATTCCACTGGTTTATCTATTAAAAGAAAGAAGGATAACAGCCCTCATAACAGGATGTTTTAATATACAAAACATTAAAGAAAAAGTTAGAAAACAAGAATCATTTCTGTATTTGATGTTTATAAAAGACATATGCTCAGACACataggacagatcctcagctggtataaattgttcC
This region of Chrysemys picta bellii isolate R12L10 chromosome 9, ASM1138683v2, whole genome shotgun sequence genomic DNA includes:
- the AP1S3 gene encoding AP-1 complex subunit sigma-3 isoform X2, yielding MIRFILLFSRQGKLRLQKWYITLPDKERKKITREIVQIILARSQKMSSFVDWKDLKLVYKRYASLYFCCAIEDQDNELLTLEVVHRYVELLDRYFGNVCELDIIFNFEKAYFILDEFIMGGEIQETSKKSAVKAIEDSDMLQETMEEYMNKPAF
- the AP1S3 gene encoding AP-1 complex subunit sigma-3 isoform X1, which encodes MGAFPLMFESRIEHIRFILLFSRQGKLRLQKWYITLPDKERKKITREIVQIILARSQKMSSFVDWKDLKLVYKRYASLYFCCAIEDQDNELLTLEVVHRYVELLDRYFGNVCELDIIFNFEKAYFILDEFIMGGEIQETSKKSAVKAIEDSDMLQETMEEYMNKPAF